From a single Streptomyces sp. NBC_01264 genomic region:
- a CDS encoding SDR family oxidoreductase has product MSARRSLEGQVAVVTGAARGVGELLARKLSARGAKVALVGLEPEALKEVSERLHTDSDHWYADVTDHEAMARVAQEVKQRFGKVDIVVANAGVASGGPFADSDPDAWRRVIEVNLIGGAVTARAFLPVLMESRGYFLQIASLAAITPAPMMTAYCASKSGVEAFAHCLRSEVGYKGVKVGVGYLSWTDTDMVRGADQDEVMRELRQRLPWPSNRTYPLGPAVDRIVAGIERRSAHVYAQWWLRGMQGVRGYLPGIISAVGQREMKRFEPRLASVSTGLVGAGGAADEQERSKSR; this is encoded by the coding sequence GTGAGTGCCCGTAGGAGTCTGGAAGGCCAGGTCGCCGTCGTCACGGGGGCCGCGCGCGGGGTCGGCGAACTGCTCGCCCGCAAACTGTCCGCCCGCGGCGCGAAGGTGGCCCTCGTGGGCCTGGAGCCCGAGGCCCTCAAGGAGGTCTCCGAGCGGCTGCACACCGACAGCGACCACTGGTACGCCGACGTCACCGACCACGAGGCCATGGCCCGGGTCGCGCAGGAGGTCAAGCAGCGGTTCGGCAAGGTGGACATAGTCGTCGCCAACGCCGGCGTCGCCTCCGGCGGGCCCTTCGCCGACTCCGACCCCGACGCCTGGCGCCGGGTCATCGAGGTCAACCTGATCGGCGGCGCCGTCACCGCCCGGGCCTTCCTGCCCGTGCTGATGGAGAGCCGCGGGTACTTCCTGCAGATCGCCTCCCTCGCGGCGATCACCCCGGCGCCGATGATGACGGCCTACTGCGCCTCCAAGTCCGGGGTCGAGGCCTTCGCGCACTGCCTGCGCTCCGAGGTCGGCTACAAGGGGGTCAAGGTGGGCGTCGGCTACCTGTCCTGGACCGACACCGACATGGTGCGCGGCGCCGACCAGGACGAGGTCATGCGCGAGCTGCGCCAGCGGCTGCCGTGGCCGTCGAACCGGACGTACCCGCTGGGGCCGGCCGTCGACCGGATCGTCGCGGGCATCGAGCGGCGCTCCGCGCACGTGTACGCGCAGTGGTGGCTGCGGGGCATGCAGGGGGTCCGCGGGTACCTGCCCGGGATCATCTCGGCAGTCGGACAGCGCGAGATGAAGCGGTTCGAACCGCGACTGGCGAGCGTTTCCACGGGACTTGTGGGAGCCGGCGGGGCCGCGGACGAGCAGGAGCGCAGCAAGAGCCGCTGA
- a CDS encoding alpha/beta fold hydrolase, translating to MSRLTHVTAGAYAPPAARRELVATSADGARLHVEVHGEDGAPAVVLAHGWTCSTAFWAAQIRALSTGHRVIAYDQRGHGRSPAGVRSGYGTDALADDLVAVLGATLAPGEKAVVAGHSMGGMTVMAAAARPEFAEHAAAALLCSTGSGRLVAEAEVLPWRAGRARTRITGAVLGSRAPLGPVTPVARKVLRYATMGPGSAPDKVEACARIVHACPTSVRHAWSGVLAALDLDAQLAALTVPTAVIGGKSDRLTPIVHARGLAAALPNCVGLTELTGVGHMSPIEAPEAVTAAVRELVEAYIGSTVSRSDTNRPAKEKTA from the coding sequence GTGAGCCGCCTGACGCACGTGACCGCGGGGGCGTACGCCCCGCCGGCGGCCCGCCGCGAGCTGGTCGCCACCTCCGCCGACGGTGCGCGCCTGCACGTGGAGGTGCACGGTGAGGACGGAGCCCCGGCCGTCGTGCTCGCGCACGGCTGGACCTGTTCGACCGCCTTCTGGGCCGCGCAGATACGGGCCCTGTCCACCGGACACCGGGTCATCGCCTACGACCAGCGGGGCCACGGCCGCAGCCCCGCCGGTGTCCGCTCCGGCTACGGCACCGACGCCCTCGCCGACGACCTGGTCGCGGTCCTGGGGGCCACCCTCGCCCCCGGCGAGAAGGCCGTCGTCGCGGGCCACTCCATGGGCGGGATGACGGTCATGGCCGCCGCCGCCCGGCCGGAGTTCGCCGAGCACGCCGCGGCCGCGCTGCTGTGCAGCACGGGCAGCGGCCGGCTGGTCGCGGAGGCGGAGGTCCTGCCGTGGCGCGCGGGCCGCGCGAGGACCCGTATCACCGGGGCGGTCCTGGGATCCCGGGCCCCGCTCGGGCCCGTCACCCCCGTCGCCCGCAAGGTGCTGAGGTACGCCACGATGGGTCCCGGCTCCGCGCCCGACAAGGTCGAGGCCTGCGCGCGGATCGTGCACGCCTGCCCCACCTCCGTGCGGCACGCCTGGTCCGGGGTGCTGGCCGCGCTGGACCTCGACGCACAGCTGGCCGCGCTCACCGTGCCCACCGCCGTCATCGGCGGCAAGAGCGACCGGCTGACGCCGATCGTGCACGCCCGGGGGCTGGCGGCGGCGCTGCCGAACTGCGTCGGACTCACCGAGCTGACCGGGGTCGGGCACATGAGCCCGATCGAGGCCCCGGAGGCCGTCACGGCCGCCGTGCGCGAGCTCGTCGAGGCGTACATCGGCTCCACCGTCAGCCGCTCCGACACCAACCGTCCCGCGAAGGAGAAGACCGCGTGA
- a CDS encoding flavin-containing monooxygenase has product MGGGMDGREREREQGREHVRVAVIGSGFGGLGAAVRLRREGITDFVVLERADSVGGTWRDNNYPGCACDVPSHLYSFSFAPNPDWPRTFSGQPAIREYLEHVADTFGLRRHIRLNHEVRMMRWDADAMRWEIETAGGDLTADVVVSATGPLSDPKMPEIPGLAGFPGKVFHSARWDHDYDLRGKRVAMIGTGASAIQIVPAIAPEVERLTLFQRTPPWVMPRTDRAITSVERWLHRQLPFTRAARRGLLWGIRELQVSAFTKRPNQLGLIESLAKANMARSIKDPELRAKLTPSYRIGCKRILLSSEYYPALARPDVDLVASGLKEIRGSVLVAADGTETEVDAIVFGTGFHVTDMPIADRVVGLDGKTLAEVWKDGMQSLRGATAAGFPNWMTIIGPNTGLGNSSMILMIESQLNYMADYMRQLGVLGGKVALAARPSAVNAWNRQVQTRMERTVWNTGGCTSWYLDAQGRNTTVWPGTTGEFRKETLGVDLSEYEVVRGRERERVPVAGGAEAAQEGAA; this is encoded by the coding sequence ATGGGCGGTGGCATGGACGGGCGCGAGCGGGAACGAGAGCAGGGGCGCGAGCACGTACGCGTGGCGGTGATCGGATCCGGGTTCGGCGGGCTGGGCGCCGCGGTGCGGCTGCGGCGCGAGGGGATCACGGACTTCGTCGTCCTGGAGCGCGCCGACTCCGTCGGCGGCACCTGGCGGGACAACAACTACCCCGGGTGCGCCTGCGACGTGCCCTCCCATCTGTATTCGTTCTCCTTCGCCCCCAATCCCGACTGGCCCCGCACCTTCTCCGGGCAGCCCGCGATCAGGGAGTACCTGGAGCACGTGGCCGACACCTTCGGGCTGCGCCGGCACATCCGGCTGAACCACGAGGTCCGGATGATGCGCTGGGACGCGGACGCGATGCGGTGGGAGATAGAGACCGCGGGCGGGGACCTCACCGCCGACGTGGTCGTCTCCGCCACCGGGCCGCTGTCGGACCCGAAGATGCCGGAGATCCCCGGACTGGCCGGCTTCCCCGGCAAGGTCTTCCACTCGGCTCGCTGGGACCACGACTACGACCTGCGCGGCAAGCGCGTCGCCATGATCGGTACGGGCGCCTCCGCCATCCAGATCGTGCCCGCCATCGCCCCCGAGGTGGAGCGGCTCACCCTCTTCCAGCGCACCCCGCCGTGGGTGATGCCGCGCACCGACCGGGCGATCACCTCGGTGGAGCGCTGGCTGCACCGCCAGCTCCCCTTCACCCGGGCGGCCCGCCGCGGGCTGCTGTGGGGGATCCGGGAGCTCCAGGTCAGCGCCTTCACCAAGCGGCCGAACCAGCTCGGGCTGATCGAGTCCCTCGCCAAGGCGAACATGGCGCGCTCGATCAAGGACCCGGAGCTGCGGGCCAAGCTGACGCCGTCGTACCGCATCGGCTGCAAGCGGATCCTGCTCTCCAGCGAGTACTACCCGGCGCTGGCCCGGCCCGACGTGGACCTCGTGGCCTCCGGGCTCAAGGAGATCCGGGGGTCGGTGCTGGTGGCGGCCGACGGGACCGAGACCGAGGTGGACGCGATCGTCTTCGGCACCGGCTTCCACGTCACGGACATGCCGATCGCCGACCGGGTGGTGGGCCTGGACGGCAAGACCCTCGCGGAGGTCTGGAAGGACGGGATGCAGTCCCTGCGCGGGGCCACCGCCGCGGGCTTCCCGAACTGGATGACGATCATCGGCCCGAACACCGGGCTCGGGAACAGCTCGATGATCCTGATGATCGAGTCGCAGCTGAACTACATGGCGGACTACATGCGCCAGCTGGGCGTCCTGGGAGGGAAGGTGGCCCTCGCCGCCCGGCCCTCCGCCGTCAACGCCTGGAACCGGCAGGTCCAGACCCGGATGGAGCGGACGGTGTGGAACACCGGCGGCTGCACCAGCTGGTACCTGGACGCGCAGGGCCGCAACACCACGGTCTGGCCGGGCACCACCGGGGAGTTCCGCAAGGAGACCCTGGGCGTGGACCTGAGCGAGTACGAGGTCGTACGGGGCCGCGAGCGCGAGCGGGTCCCGGTGGCCGGTGGGGCCGAAGCGGCGCAGGAGGGGGCCGCGTGA
- a CDS encoding MerR family transcriptional regulator, translating to MREYRTEELAEAAGIPVRTLRFYRERKLLPPPRREGRIAWYDDHHLARLRTIAALLERGHTLGGIAELTVAFENGRDVGQLGELLGIGWSEETPVRLTPEALADHFEGEVTPENLAASLDLGYLVADGEEIVHVSRRLLDVSSALVREGVPLADVLETGRRVREHADAMAALFAELISAHISEEAVTRLRPLAKSVVEAELTMAMDRLRPPAPGPSQTPSS from the coding sequence GTGCGCGAATACCGCACGGAAGAGCTGGCCGAGGCCGCCGGCATACCCGTACGCACCCTGCGCTTCTACCGTGAGCGCAAGCTCCTGCCGCCGCCCCGCCGCGAGGGCCGCATCGCCTGGTACGACGACCATCACCTGGCCCGGCTGCGCACCATCGCCGCCCTGCTGGAGCGCGGCCACACCCTCGGCGGGATAGCCGAGCTGACCGTCGCCTTCGAGAACGGCCGCGACGTGGGCCAGCTGGGTGAGCTGCTCGGCATCGGCTGGTCGGAGGAGACCCCGGTCCGGCTGACGCCCGAGGCCCTCGCGGACCACTTCGAGGGCGAGGTCACCCCGGAGAACCTGGCGGCCTCGCTCGACCTGGGCTACCTCGTCGCCGACGGCGAGGAGATCGTCCACGTCAGCCGCCGGCTCCTGGACGTCTCCTCGGCCCTGGTCCGCGAGGGCGTACCGCTCGCGGACGTCCTGGAGACGGGCCGCCGGGTGCGCGAGCACGCCGACGCGATGGCGGCCCTGTTCGCGGAGCTCATCTCCGCCCACATCTCGGAGGAGGCCGTCACGCGCCTGCGCCCGCTGGCCAAGAGCGTGGTCGAGGCGGAGCTCACGATGGCCATGGACCGCCTGCGCCCGCCGGCGCCGGGGCCCTCTCAGACGCCGAGCTCGTAG
- a CDS encoding exodeoxyribonuclease III, protein MFSVTSVNVNGIRAAAKKGFSPWLAGSDADVVCLQEVRAEEGQIPDEVRAPEGWHTVFAPAAAKGRAGVAVYSRREPERVQVGFGSDEFDTSGRYLEIDLPGVTVASLYLPSGEAGTEKQDEKYRFMGEFLGYLKELRARAAADGREVVVCGDWNICHQEADLKNWKTNRKNAGFLPEEREWLGQVYDAAGYVDVVRSLHPDTEGPYSWWSYRGRAFDNDAGWRIDLQVATPGLAAKAVKAFVERAETHPERWSDHAPVTVVYELGV, encoded by the coding sequence ATGTTCTCTGTGACCTCTGTGAATGTGAACGGAATCCGCGCCGCCGCCAAGAAGGGGTTCTCCCCGTGGCTCGCCGGGTCGGACGCCGACGTCGTCTGCCTGCAGGAAGTGCGGGCCGAGGAGGGGCAGATTCCGGACGAGGTCCGGGCGCCCGAGGGGTGGCACACCGTGTTCGCGCCGGCCGCCGCCAAGGGGCGGGCCGGGGTCGCGGTGTACTCGCGGCGGGAGCCGGAGCGGGTGCAGGTCGGCTTCGGGAGTGACGAGTTCGACACCAGCGGGCGGTACCTGGAGATCGACCTGCCCGGTGTGACCGTCGCCAGCCTCTACCTGCCCTCCGGGGAGGCGGGCACCGAGAAGCAGGACGAGAAGTACCGGTTCATGGGCGAGTTCCTCGGCTACCTGAAGGAGCTCAGGGCGCGGGCGGCCGCGGACGGGCGGGAGGTCGTCGTCTGCGGCGACTGGAACATCTGTCACCAGGAAGCCGACCTGAAGAACTGGAAGACCAACCGGAAGAACGCGGGCTTCCTGCCCGAGGAACGCGAGTGGCTCGGGCAGGTGTACGACGCCGCCGGGTACGTGGACGTGGTGCGCAGCCTGCACCCGGACACCGAGGGGCCGTACTCCTGGTGGTCCTACCGCGGGCGGGCCTTCGACAACGACGCCGGCTGGCGGATCGACCTGCAGGTGGCCACGCCGGGGCTGGCGGCCAAGGCCGTCAAGGCGTTCGTGGAGCGGGCCGAGACGCACCCGGAGCGGTGGTCCGACCACGCGCCCGTGACGGTGGTCTACGAGCTCGGCGTCTGA
- a CDS encoding GNAT family N-acetyltransferase — protein MSQEIQLRAVSYDHPDAVKLNDQVQIEYQERYEGEGDETFLDPAMFEPPRGLYLLAYDASGAPVASGGWRGHEANDEGYADGDAELKRMYVIPEARGLGLARRILAALEADARAAGRLRMALETGDQQPEAIALYLSEGYTLTNAKFGHYRFHDSSRCMTKPLNPS, from the coding sequence ATGTCTCAGGAGATCCAGCTCCGCGCCGTGTCGTACGACCACCCGGACGCGGTCAAGCTCAACGACCAAGTACAGATCGAATACCAGGAGCGCTACGAGGGCGAGGGCGACGAAACCTTCCTCGACCCGGCGATGTTCGAACCGCCGAGGGGCCTCTACCTCCTCGCCTACGACGCTTCGGGCGCACCGGTCGCCAGCGGCGGCTGGCGTGGCCACGAGGCGAACGACGAGGGCTACGCCGACGGCGACGCCGAGCTGAAGCGCATGTACGTGATCCCCGAGGCCCGCGGCCTGGGCCTGGCCCGCCGCATCCTCGCCGCCCTGGAAGCGGACGCCCGCGCGGCCGGCCGCCTGCGCATGGCCCTGGAAACCGGCGACCAGCAGCCCGAGGCCATCGCCCTCTACCTCTCCGAGGGCTACACCCTGACGAACGCCAAGTTCGGCCACTACCGCTTCCACGACTCCAGCCGCTGCATGACAAAGCCGCTGAACCCGTCATAG
- the sepX gene encoding divisome protein SepX/GlpR produces MSSSGLIYAVIVGAWAAYLVPMWLRRQDELNEARPTERFSTAIRLLSGRAGMERRYAKGLRERGDEEARPQHPADPDDATETVKSVDAADARAVVVPPPTRAEPRSAASERADRVERARREQRLVVLARRRRTTALLFLIFTLGAVAAAVGGLQYLWAPAVPALLLSTYIVHLRVQERRRYEFTMDRRRAEAAARHLRENRPRRRESEASAGSDPDPAPPVSPQEAGRRALVEQTDHAEWVDQQRERERGPARGDSWEPVPVPLPTYVTAPVAPRATGPATPDPWSATRSSTAEPTEPRLRAQPSTPSPRPRPRDAARTPLFDQYEGDERPRAANE; encoded by the coding sequence GTGAGCAGCAGCGGCCTCATCTACGCAGTCATTGTCGGGGCCTGGGCCGCCTACTTGGTGCCCATGTGGCTCCGGAGGCAGGACGAGCTGAACGAAGCCCGTCCGACGGAACGCTTCTCCACCGCCATCCGGCTGCTTTCCGGCCGGGCGGGAATGGAGCGCCGTTACGCCAAGGGGCTGCGTGAGCGCGGTGACGAGGAGGCGCGGCCCCAGCACCCCGCGGACCCGGACGACGCGACGGAAACGGTGAAATCCGTGGACGCCGCCGACGCCCGGGCCGTCGTCGTGCCCCCGCCGACCCGCGCCGAGCCCAGATCCGCCGCCTCCGAGCGGGCCGACCGCGTGGAGCGGGCCCGCCGCGAACAGCGACTCGTCGTCCTGGCCCGCCGCAGGCGCACCACCGCGCTGCTCTTCCTGATCTTCACCCTCGGTGCGGTCGCCGCTGCCGTCGGCGGGCTCCAGTACCTGTGGGCCCCGGCCGTCCCCGCCCTGCTGCTGAGCACGTACATCGTGCACCTGCGGGTCCAGGAGCGACGCCGCTACGAGTTCACCATGGACCGGCGCCGCGCCGAGGCGGCCGCCCGCCACCTGCGCGAGAACCGCCCGCGCCGCCGGGAGTCCGAGGCGTCGGCGGGCTCCGACCCGGACCCCGCGCCACCCGTCTCCCCGCAGGAGGCCGGCCGGCGCGCCCTGGTCGAGCAGACCGACCACGCGGAGTGGGTGGACCAGCAGCGCGAACGCGAGCGCGGCCCCGCCCGAGGTGACAGCTGGGAGCCCGTCCCGGTGCCGCTGCCCACGTACGTGACGGCCCCGGTCGCCCCGCGCGCCACCGGCCCGGCGACCCCGGACCCCTGGAGCGCGACCCGCTCCAGCACGGCCGAGCCGACGGAACCCCGCCTGCGCGCCCAGCCGTCCACCCCGTCGCCCCGCCCCCGCCCGCGCGACGCGGCCCGTACCCCCCTCTTCGACCAGTACGAGGGCGACGAACGCCCGCGCGCCGCGAACGAGTGA
- a CDS encoding GNAT family N-acetyltransferase gives MVLADGDVTLRPIKLRDQAAWREVNRRNRDWLRPWEATIPPPAPWGPVIQRPTYRQMVRHLRAEANAGRMLPFVIEYQGRLVGQLTVAGITWGSMCAGHVGYWVDRDVAGRGVMPTAVALAVDHCFTKVGLHRIEVCIRPENGPSRRVVEKLGFREEGLRPRYLHIDGAWRDHLVYALTAEEAREGLLRRWHRERHPHGPAEQGKSPGQ, from the coding sequence GTGGTGCTGGCGGACGGCGATGTCACGCTCCGGCCGATAAAGCTGCGGGACCAGGCCGCCTGGCGCGAGGTCAACCGCCGCAACCGCGACTGGCTGCGGCCCTGGGAGGCGACGATCCCGCCGCCGGCGCCCTGGGGGCCGGTGATCCAGCGGCCGACGTACCGCCAGATGGTGCGCCACCTGAGGGCGGAGGCGAACGCGGGGCGGATGCTGCCGTTCGTCATCGAGTACCAGGGGCGTCTGGTGGGCCAGTTGACGGTCGCGGGGATCACCTGGGGCTCGATGTGCGCGGGCCACGTGGGCTACTGGGTGGACCGGGACGTGGCGGGCCGCGGGGTGATGCCGACGGCGGTCGCGCTGGCGGTGGACCACTGCTTCACCAAGGTCGGGCTGCACCGGATCGAGGTGTGCATCCGCCCGGAGAACGGTCCGAGCCGGCGGGTGGTGGAGAAGCTCGGCTTCCGCGAGGAGGGACTGCGCCCGCGGTACCTGCACATCGACGGGGCCTGGCGCGATCACCTCGTGTACGCGCTGACGGCGGAGGAAGCGCGCGAGGGCCTGCTGCGCCGCTGGCACCGCGAACGCCATCCGCACGGTCCCGCCGAGCAGGGCAAGTCGCCCGGACAATAG
- a CDS encoding MogA/MoaB family molybdenum cofactor biosynthesis protein, whose translation MRPVAATAPALRALVVTASNRASKGVYADKGGPVLAEGLSALGFAVDGPRVVPDGDPVEAALREGVAAGYDVILTTGGTGISPTDRTPDATARVLDYEIPGIPQAIRAESLATVPTAALSRGLAGVAGHTLIVNLPGSTGGVRDGIAVLSRVLLHAVDQIRGGDHPRPEGRPPGSAS comes from the coding sequence GTGCGGCCGGTGGCTGCCACGGCCCCCGCGCTGCGCGCGCTGGTGGTCACGGCCTCGAACCGGGCCTCGAAGGGCGTATACGCGGACAAGGGCGGCCCGGTGCTCGCCGAGGGCCTGAGCGCGCTCGGCTTCGCGGTGGACGGCCCGCGCGTGGTCCCCGACGGGGACCCCGTGGAGGCGGCCCTGCGCGAGGGCGTGGCCGCCGGATACGACGTCATCCTGACCACCGGCGGCACCGGCATCTCGCCGACCGACCGCACCCCCGACGCCACCGCCCGGGTCCTGGACTACGAGATCCCGGGCATCCCGCAGGCGATCCGCGCGGAGTCCCTGGCGACGGTGCCCACCGCGGCCCTGTCCCGGGGCCTGGCGGGCGTGGCCGGACACACCCTGATCGTGAACCTTCCCGGTTCCACCGGCGGGGTCCGCGACGGGATCGCGGTCCTGTCCCGCGTCCTGCTGCACGCCGTCGACCAGATCCGCGGCGGCGACCACCCTCGTCCCGAGGGCAGACCTCCGGGGAGCGCGAGCTGA
- the moaC gene encoding cyclic pyranopterin monophosphate synthase MoaC, whose translation MSTQSSAGGAAGTRLTHIDEAGAARMVDVSAKDVTTRTARASGRVLVSPRVIELLRGEGVPKGDALATARIAGIMGAKKTPDLIPLCHPLAVSGVKVDLKVTDDAVEILATVKTTDRTGVEMEALTAVAVAGLTVIDMVKAVDKGAVITDVRVEEKTGGKSGDWARS comes from the coding sequence ATGAGTACGCAAAGCAGCGCCGGCGGCGCCGCCGGCACCAGGCTGACGCACATCGACGAGGCCGGCGCGGCCCGGATGGTCGACGTCTCGGCGAAGGACGTCACCACCCGGACGGCGCGGGCCAGCGGCCGCGTGCTCGTCTCCCCCCGGGTCATCGAACTGCTGCGGGGCGAGGGCGTGCCCAAGGGCGACGCCCTCGCCACCGCGCGGATCGCCGGGATCATGGGGGCGAAGAAGACCCCCGACCTGATCCCGCTGTGCCACCCGCTGGCCGTCTCCGGGGTGAAGGTGGACCTGAAGGTCACCGACGACGCCGTCGAGATCCTCGCCACCGTCAAGACCACCGACCGTACGGGCGTCGAGATGGAGGCGCTGACCGCCGTCGCGGTCGCCGGGCTCACCGTCATCGACATGGTCAAGGCCGTCGACAAGGGCGCGGTCATCACCGACGTGCGGGTCGAGGAGAAGACGGGCGGCAAGTCCGGCGACTGGGCGCGCTCGTGA
- the glp gene encoding molybdotransferase-like divisome protein Glp, producing MSKPDAPQDTGSQRLWSVDEHLADVLGTVRPLEPIELQLLDAQGCVLVEDVTVPVALPPFDNSSMDGYAVRTADVQGASEEFPAVLTVIGDVAAGSGELPTVGPGQAARIMTGAPLPPGAEAVVPVEWTDGGTGGGAASGMTPASEAPEGAAGEVRVHRPAEARAHVRSRGSDVQAGDLALATGTVLGPPQIALLAAIGRGTVRVRPRPRVVVLSTGSELVQPGEALAPGTIYDSNSFALAAAARDAGAIAYRVGAVADDADTLRSTIEDQLIRADLLVTTGGVSVGAYDVVKEALTAVATGDDEVDGAGIDFRKLAMQPGKPQGFGTIGPDHTPLLALPGNPVSSYVSFELFVRPAIRALMGLPASEVSRPSVRAVLEADKAIGSPAGRRQFLRGKYDAVSGTVSPVGGAGSHLIAALAHADSLMVVPEDVTSVEPGAELEVVLLG from the coding sequence TTGAGCAAGCCCGACGCACCGCAGGACACAGGCTCCCAGCGCCTCTGGTCGGTGGACGAGCACCTGGCGGACGTCCTCGGCACCGTCCGGCCGCTGGAGCCCATCGAGCTCCAGCTGCTGGACGCCCAGGGCTGCGTCCTGGTCGAGGACGTCACCGTGCCCGTCGCCCTGCCGCCCTTCGACAACAGCTCGATGGACGGGTACGCCGTCCGGACCGCCGATGTCCAGGGGGCCAGCGAGGAGTTCCCGGCGGTGCTGACGGTTATCGGGGACGTGGCGGCCGGCAGCGGAGAGCTGCCGACCGTGGGCCCCGGCCAGGCCGCCCGCATCATGACCGGCGCCCCGCTGCCCCCCGGTGCGGAAGCCGTCGTACCGGTCGAGTGGACCGACGGCGGCACGGGAGGCGGAGCCGCCTCCGGGATGACCCCCGCCAGCGAGGCGCCCGAGGGCGCCGCGGGCGAGGTACGGGTCCACCGCCCGGCGGAGGCGCGTGCGCACGTCCGCTCGCGCGGCAGCGACGTACAGGCCGGGGACCTCGCGCTCGCCACGGGCACGGTCCTCGGGCCGCCGCAGATCGCCCTGCTGGCCGCCATCGGGCGGGGCACCGTACGGGTGCGTCCGCGCCCGCGCGTGGTCGTCCTGTCCACCGGCAGCGAGCTGGTCCAGCCCGGTGAGGCCCTGGCGCCCGGCACGATCTACGACTCCAACAGCTTCGCCCTGGCCGCCGCCGCGCGGGACGCCGGGGCCATCGCCTACCGGGTCGGAGCCGTCGCCGACGACGCCGACACCCTGCGCTCCACCATCGAGGACCAGCTCATCCGGGCCGACCTGCTCGTCACCACGGGCGGGGTCAGCGTCGGCGCGTACGACGTGGTCAAGGAGGCCCTGACGGCCGTCGCCACCGGGGACGACGAGGTCGACGGCGCGGGGATCGACTTCCGCAAGCTCGCCATGCAGCCCGGCAAGCCCCAGGGCTTCGGCACCATCGGCCCCGACCACACCCCGCTGCTGGCCCTGCCCGGCAACCCGGTCTCCTCCTACGTCTCCTTCGAGCTGTTCGTGCGCCCCGCGATCCGCGCCCTCATGGGCCTGCCCGCCTCCGAGGTCAGCCGGCCGAGCGTGCGCGCGGTGCTCGAGGCGGACAAGGCGATCGGCTCCCCGGCCGGCCGCCGCCAGTTCCTGCGCGGCAAGTACGACGCGGTCAGCGGCACGGTCAGCCCGGTCGGCGGAGCGGGCTCGCACCTGATCGCCGCGCTGGCGCACGCCGACTCGCTGATGGTCGTGCCGGAGGACGTGACCTCGGTGGAGCCCGGGGCCGAGCTGGAAGTGGTCCTGCTCGGCTGA
- the galU gene encoding UTP--glucose-1-phosphate uridylyltransferase GalU, with product MTQLHPVIKKAVIPAAGLGTRFLPATKATPKEMLPVVDKPAIQYVVEEAVSAGLDDILMITGRNKRALEDHFDRNYELESALIAKGDDDKLKKVQESSDLATMHYVRQGDPRGLGHAVLCAEPHVGDEPFAVLLGDDLIDPRDPLLRRMTEVQQRAGGTVVALMEVDPSQVHLYGCAAVEPTGEADVVRITGLVEKPDAADAPSNYAVIGRYVLDPAIFGILRETEPGRGNEIQLTDALQKLAADETVGGPVHGVVFRGRRYDTGDRGDYLRAIVRLACEREDLGPEFRAWLHHYVTEEM from the coding sequence ATGACTCAGTTGCACCCCGTGATCAAGAAGGCCGTCATCCCGGCCGCGGGCCTCGGCACTCGGTTCCTTCCCGCGACCAAGGCGACACCCAAGGAAATGCTTCCCGTGGTGGACAAGCCGGCCATTCAATACGTCGTCGAGGAGGCCGTGTCGGCCGGCCTCGACGACATCCTCATGATCACGGGTCGTAACAAGCGCGCCCTGGAAGACCACTTCGACCGCAACTACGAGCTGGAGTCGGCGCTCATCGCCAAGGGCGACGACGACAAGCTCAAGAAGGTCCAGGAGTCCAGCGACCTGGCCACCATGCACTACGTCCGCCAGGGCGACCCCCGGGGCCTGGGCCACGCCGTGCTGTGCGCCGAGCCGCACGTCGGCGACGAGCCCTTCGCCGTCCTCCTCGGCGACGACCTCATCGACCCCCGCGACCCGCTGCTGCGCCGGATGACGGAGGTCCAGCAGAGGGCCGGCGGCACCGTCGTCGCGCTGATGGAGGTCGACCCCTCGCAGGTGCACCTCTACGGCTGCGCCGCGGTCGAGCCCACCGGCGAGGCGGACGTGGTCCGCATCACCGGTCTCGTGGAGAAGCCGGACGCCGCGGACGCGCCCAGCAATTACGCGGTCATCGGACGGTACGTACTCGATCCGGCGATCTTCGGCATACTGCGTGAGACCGAGCCGGGCCGCGGCAATGAGATCCAGCTGACCGACGCCCTGCAGAAGCTGGCCGCGGACGAGACCGTCGGCGGCCCGGTGCACGGCGTGGTCTTCCGGGGCCGGCGCTACGACACCGGGGACCGCGGGGACTACCTGCGGGCCATCGTCCGACTCGCGTGCGAGCGTGAGGACCTGGGCCCGGAGTTCCGCGCCTGGCTTCACCATTACGTCACGGAGGAGATGTAG